From Aurantimicrobium sp. INA4, one genomic window encodes:
- a CDS encoding SprT-like domain-containing protein, producing MADLERVTKWADALIRLHLDPAVWSFGFDHARTRAGLCNFTEKKISVSRHLAAKYEDDEVHQILLHEVAHAIAGPRAGHGPTWKKIAYDLGYDGKRTHDGSAAHELAPWLGTCPAGHEHYRFRQPKKVLSCGECGRGFNRANLIHWEKREIS from the coding sequence ATGGCAGATCTGGAACGAGTAACCAAGTGGGCGGATGCCCTCATCCGCCTGCATCTTGACCCCGCTGTGTGGAGTTTCGGATTCGACCATGCTCGCACGCGGGCAGGTCTGTGTAATTTCACAGAGAAAAAGATCTCTGTCTCTAGGCACTTAGCAGCCAAATATGAAGACGATGAGGTCCACCAGATTCTTTTGCACGAAGTTGCCCACGCGATAGCAGGACCCCGTGCCGGGCACGGCCCAACCTGGAAAAAGATTGCCTACGACTTGGGATATGACGGCAAGCGTACCCATGACGGAAGCGCGGCACATGAACTTGCCCCCTGGCTGGGAACCTGCCCAGCAGGGCATGAACACTACCGTTTCCGTCAGCCCAAAAAAGTCCTGAGCTGCGGTGAATGCGGCCGCGGATTTAATCGTGCCAATTTAATTCACTGGGAAAAGCGAGAAATCAGCTAG